The sequence below is a genomic window from Oxyura jamaicensis isolate SHBP4307 breed ruddy duck unplaced genomic scaffold, BPBGC_Ojam_1.0 oxyUn_random_OJ71569, whole genome shotgun sequence.
TTGCATGCAATGCACACGATGCCCGTGGTGCACATGATGCACACGATGCCCATGGTGTGCACGGTGCCCATGGTGCCTGCAATGCATGCAATGCACACGATGCCCATGGTGCCCATGATGTGCACGGCGCCCATGGTGCACGCAATGCATGCAATGCACACAACGCCCGTGGTGCCCATGATGCGTGCAAAGCCCGTGGTGCACACATTGCATGCAATGCACAAAACGCCCGTGGTGCACACGATGCTGCCCGTGGTGCCCATGATGTGCGCGGTGCCCATGGTGCACGCAATGCACTCAATGCCTATGGTGCGCATGGTGCCCATGGTGCACGCAATGCATGCAATGCACACGATGCCCGTGGTGCCCATGATGCGTGCAAAGCCCGTGGTGCACACGATGCACATGATGCCCATGGTGCACGTGGTGCCCCTGGTGCCTGCAATGCATGCAATGCACACAACGCCCGTGGTGCACACGANNNNNNNNNNNNNNNNNNNNNNNNNNNNNNNNNNNNNNNNNNNNNNNNNNNNNNNNNNNNNNNNNNNNNNNNNNNNNNNNNNNNNNNNNNNNNNNNNNNNCAACATGCACAGCGCCTGCAACGTGCACAATGCGTGCAACGTGCACACATGCAATCTGCACAGCGTCTGCAACGTGCACATGTGCAACATGCACAGCGCCTGCAACATGCACAGCACCTGCAACGTGCACACATGCAACGCGCACAATGGGTGCAACGTGCACAACGCATGCAATCTGCACAGCGCATGCAACGTGCACAATGCCTGCAACGTGCACAAGTGCAATGTACACAGCGCCTGCAACGTGTACAATGCATGCAACATGCACAGCATCTGCAACACGCACATGTGCAATGTACACAATACTTGCAACGTGCACAATGCCTGCAACATGCACAACACCTGCAATGTGCACAACTCATGCAACGTGCACAGCGCCTGCAATGCACACCGTGCCTGCGATGCGTACGGTGCGTGCAATGCACACGATGCCCATGGTGCACGTGGTGCCCGTGGTGCATGCAATGCATGCAATGCACACAACGCCCGTGGTGCCCATGATGCGCGCGGTGCCCCTGGTGCGCACAACACACACGACGCGCGCGATGCCCGCAACGTGCACGATGCCCGCGATGCCTGCGATGCAATGCCCGTGGTGCACGTGATTAAGGCGCTGCCCACGATGCCCACGGTGCCCACGATGCAACGCGCGCAATGCCCACGATGTGCATAAGGTACCCACGACGCCCGCGACGCAAGCCCTGCCCACGACACCCAGGACACCCGGACCGCCCGCCCCGGGGGGTCTCACCGGTGGAGGTCATCGTTGCCCTGGGTGGCGTTGGGCGCCCGGCAGTCGTTGTTGAACTCGGGGATGAAGCCGTAGTCCCGCAGCAGGGCCTCGGCCCCCTTGGCCACGATGGCCACGCCGTTGCGCACCCGGTGCTGGAGGTCGTCGCGCCAGCCGGAGGACAGCACGGCGAAGAGGCCGGCGGGGAGGTCCTCGGGCAGCTCCTCGCTGCCCCCCAGGTTGGTGCCCACCACGAACCAGATGTAGCCGGGCCCGGCGAGGCCGGCCTCCCGCGCCGCCCGGAAGATGGCCTCGGCCTCCTCGCGCGAGCAGTAGAGCAGCCGGATCTGGGCGCTGACCTCGCGGAGCTGCCGCCGCAGCCGCGTCCCCTCGGGGTCGTCAGTGAGGTTGAGGGTGAGGACGCCGCGGTGCTCCCAGCCGATGAAGCTGCTGTCGGTGAGCACCTCCACGTAGTCCACGACGTCCTCGTAGCCGGGGAAGAGGGTGGTGACGACGGCGAAGGACGTCCAGTCGTACTCCTCCAGCACCTCGAAGAtcacctggagctgctgctccgtCGAGGAGCCCAGCTGGAGGAAGGTGGAGCCCTTCTCCTGCGGGGacagggggcagctgggggggggac
It includes:
- the LOC118159676 gene encoding glutamate receptor ionotropic, NMDA 2D-like — its product is MTARGAAPLGTMLFALALACAGPFLEPRPEGGRRALNVAVILSGASYGPAGARLAPAAFRDFPLDVNPVAVVLNDTNPRSLIVRLCDVLSSLRIHGVVFEDDSGSEAVAQILDFISAQTSVPIVGVNGGSAIVLTPKEKGSTFLQLGSSTEQQLQVIFEVLEEYDWTSFAVVTTLFPGYEDVVDYVEVLTDSSFIGWEHRGVLTLNLTDDPEGTRLRRQLREVSAQIRLLYCSREEAEAIFRAAREAGLAGPGYIWFVVGTNLGGSEELPEDLPAGLFAVLSSGWRDDLQHRVRNGVAIVAKGAEALLRDYGFIPEFNNDCRAPNATQGNDDLHR